In Methanomicrobium antiquum, one DNA window encodes the following:
- a CDS encoding MarR family winged helix-turn-helix transcriptional regulator: protein MSDTPGIVVLRECMVFVHSWMSALLGTDRGKKSSFSPVALGILYMSYFHKIKMGDIPGKFNISRSTATDYVNNLEKRGYVRRVKDESDKRDIYIIPDKKGEKWILETETAIFSFLNSRLSVLSQDEQETFLSLLSKFTGYGDGKDHECVLMETLKTVFLMKSEVQTENRIESERVCDMVRRVYEKKREF from the coding sequence ATGTCTGACACACCGGGGATTGTTGTTCTTCGTGAATGTATGGTATTTGTTCATTCATGGATGAGTGCTCTTTTAGGAACTGACAGGGGGAAAAAAAGCTCATTTTCTCCTGTTGCACTTGGGATTTTGTATATGTCATATTTTCATAAGATAAAGATGGGAGATATCCCCGGTAAATTCAATATATCAAGAAGCACTGCAACCGATTATGTTAACAATCTTGAAAAGCGGGGCTATGTCAGGCGTGTTAAGGATGAAAGCGACAAACGCGATATTTACATTATTCCTGATAAAAAAGGTGAAAAATGGATTTTGGAGACCGAAACTGCAATTTTTTCATTTTTAAACAGCAGGCTTTCGGTTTTATCACAGGATGAACAGGAGACATTTCTCTCTCTCCTTTCTAAGTTTACCGGATATGGCGATGGAAAAGACCATGAATGTGTTTTAATGGAGACACTAAAGACTGTATTTCTGATGAAATCTGAAGTTCAAACAGAAAACAGAATAGAATCTGAGAGGGTTTGTGATATGGTAAGAAGAGTTTATGAAAAAAAAAGAGAATTTTGA
- the ilvD gene encoding dihydroxy-acid dehydratase, with protein MRSDDVKSGYTRAPNRSLIRSLGISDQEMNKPFIGIANSWNTVVPGHMHLRMLGERVREGIAAAGGVPFEFNTIGICDGIAMGHEGMRYSLASRENIADSVELMVNAHRFDALVCICTCDKIVPGMLMAAARCNIPAIVVTGGNMLPGHFRGCEISLTDVFEGVGKVAAKKMTEEELKEIEMSAMPGCGSCQGLYTANTMACMTEAMGMSLPGCAAIPAVESAKLRIAYETGYRSVELLKENIKPSDIITTKSLKNAIAVDMALGGSTNTVLHLMAVAEEAGVSLSLDDFTKVGETVPHICAMQPGGPHSMQVLHHSGGIPGVFKQIKGHLEESMTVSGKTVYEIADDVRYVDEKVINSIENPVHSAGGLKILKGTLAPNGCVIKSAAVSDEMWRHEGPARVYDGENAAMDAILAGKINEGDVIVIRYEGPVGGPGMPEMLSPTSALMGLGYSRVALVTDGRFSGGTRGPCIGHVAPEASVGGPIGLVHDGDTISIDLYERRLDLLVDESELANRRKLWKPFERDLKGVLARYARYVGQADKGAVAK; from the coding sequence ATGCGAAGCGATGATGTAAAGTCAGGATATACAAGAGCACCCAACCGGTCTTTGATACGCTCTCTTGGAATATCTGATCAGGAGATGAATAAGCCATTTATAGGGATAGCAAATTCGTGGAACACAGTGGTTCCGGGGCATATGCATCTTAGAATGCTTGGCGAGCGTGTTCGTGAGGGAATTGCGGCCGCTGGCGGAGTTCCTTTTGAGTTTAATACAATAGGCATCTGTGACGGAATTGCGATGGGGCATGAAGGAATGCGCTATTCGCTTGCGTCAAGGGAGAATATTGCTGATTCAGTCGAGCTTATGGTAAATGCCCACCGCTTTGACGCTTTGGTCTGTATCTGCACCTGTGATAAGATTGTGCCCGGAATGCTTATGGCGGCGGCAAGGTGCAACATTCCGGCGATTGTTGTAACAGGCGGAAATATGCTTCCCGGCCATTTCAGGGGATGTGAAATTTCACTTACTGATGTTTTTGAGGGTGTTGGAAAAGTAGCAGCCAAAAAAATGACTGAGGAGGAGCTAAAAGAGATTGAAATGTCTGCAATGCCCGGATGCGGAAGCTGTCAGGGGCTTTATACCGCAAATACAATGGCGTGCATGACAGAGGCGATGGGAATGTCTCTTCCAGGCTGTGCGGCAATTCCTGCGGTTGAATCAGCAAAGCTTAGAATTGCATATGAAACAGGATATCGTTCAGTAGAGCTTTTAAAGGAGAATATAAAGCCGTCTGATATAATCACTACAAAGTCTCTTAAAAACGCAATTGCCGTTGATATGGCTCTTGGAGGCTCTACCAACACAGTGCTTCACTTAATGGCGGTTGCAGAGGAAGCAGGGGTTAGTTTAAGTCTTGATGATTTTACTAAAGTCGGAGAAACTGTGCCGCATATCTGTGCAATGCAGCCGGGCGGTCCTCACTCTATGCAGGTTCTCCATCATTCCGGAGGTATTCCCGGCGTTTTTAAACAGATTAAAGGGCATCTTGAGGAGAGTATGACAGTTTCGGGAAAAACTGTCTATGAGATTGCCGATGATGTCAGATATGTTGATGAAAAAGTAATAAATAGCATTGAAAATCCTGTTCACAGCGCCGGAGGGCTTAAAATATTAAAAGGCACACTTGCACCAAACGGATGTGTAATTAAATCAGCGGCTGTTTCTGATGAAATGTGGAGGCATGAGGGGCCTGCACGTGTATATGATGGTGAAAACGCCGCAATGGATGCAATACTTGCCGGAAAAATAAATGAGGGTGATGTCATAGTAATCCGCTATGAAGGGCCTGTCGGAGGTCCGGGAATGCCTGAGATGCTCTCTCCGACATCTGCCCTTATGGGTCTTGGATACAGCCGCGTTGCGCTTGTAACAGACGGAAGGTTCTCCGGCGGCACACGGGGCCCGTGCATCGGGCATGTTGCACCAGAAGCGAGTGTTGGAGGCCCGATTGGACTTGTACATGACGGAGATACAATTTCAATAGATCTCTATGAAAGAAGGCTTGACCTTTTGGTTGACGAATCAGAGCTTGCAAACAGAAGAAAATTGTGGAAGCCGTTTGAAAGGGATTTAAAAGGCGTTCTTGCAAGATATGCAAGATATGTCGGCCAGGCTGACAAAGGCGCAGTAGCTAAATAA
- a CDS encoding winged helix-turn-helix transcriptional regulator, with the protein MSGIKKDFVFVCFLLLLVSPVSSLQTGYSVDGFSESDMVKDSKAPVPLDFWQVSPVVLIAVLLTIISPSLVIVSEILLAGLGIASLNFRRVEKRTVLDNEMRGKIYSFIVENPGVCFTDIEKGMSVNRGTLEYHLGILKREHRIAVLTKKRRGFYFENSGKYSACEMEIYSALRNDTGYAICDYLMDCPGACREDIVSFAKMTCSTVSWHMKRLLDSGAVFTIKDGRIVSYYLSRAAKQVIGEVSNGTDN; encoded by the coding sequence ATGTCAGGGATAAAAAAAGATTTTGTTTTCGTTTGTTTTCTGCTTCTTCTCGTAAGTCCTGTCTCTTCTTTGCAGACAGGGTACAGCGTTGATGGTTTTTCAGAGTCTGATATGGTGAAAGATTCAAAAGCGCCTGTTCCTCTTGATTTCTGGCAGGTTTCTCCTGTTGTGCTGATAGCAGTTTTACTAACAATTATCTCTCCGTCTCTGGTTATTGTTTCAGAGATTCTTTTGGCAGGGCTTGGTATTGCCTCACTTAATTTCAGAAGGGTTGAGAAAAGGACAGTTCTTGACAATGAGATGCGTGGCAAAATCTACTCTTTTATTGTTGAAAATCCGGGAGTATGTTTTACAGATATTGAAAAGGGTATGTCAGTTAATCGCGGAACGCTCGAATACCATCTGGGAATTTTAAAGCGTGAGCACAGAATAGCGGTTTTGACAAAGAAAAGACGCGGTTTTTATTTTGAAAATTCCGGTAAATACTCTGCATGTGAGATGGAGATTTATTCAGCACTAAGAAACGATACCGGATATGCAATATGCGACTATCTTATGGATTGTCCCGGCGCCTGCAGAGAAGATATAGTATCTTTTGCTAAGATGACCTGTTCTACTGTATCGTGGCATATGAAACGTCTTTTGGATTCAGGTGCGGTTTTTACAATAAAAGACGGCAGAATTGTAAGTTATTATCTGTCGCGTGCGGCAAAACAGGTAATTGGAGAAGTATCAAACGGAACAGATAATTAA
- a CDS encoding P-loop domain-containing protein: MDFWSSALLSELKCAECPDAKLHEEKINYCSNFYFLRSHNNNSLIFSFPVKIKCSILDDFSEGRGGEDGFTAELIEKIKKSIRTTPELYPLAGLATKNPSDYASNLEPVTFCKTSPGAGQRLWKADCNNYCNNDEVCLNLSGAISYPERQTVRDVKETKEIFFALLESVADIVSQFDKKEALRSALLSLDQKIMRENLSRYGLVSFIADGTRPVRSYTKYRGTFRIAGPNPNCNIPYFFPKELMPVEMELMASGGVVSGLGIRKKEIFAVTGSNAEGKSTFLQTVRSGFDDHLRGDGRCFVVTKTNLMSAESAEEDISGSDISLFFKSLPPGISGTPKCVTGRGSGSMGMAAMFSKALLKKSSIIIIDEDKSATNLLIPNCMQSEDVVPLSVICKDNRQKLGDSSVLFAAATMDILVAEADRIMEFKNHQPSGINREEFRLKLKKHLLAVAGRL; encoded by the coding sequence TTGGATTTTTGGTCGTCAGCTCTGTTATCTGAACTAAAATGCGCCGAATGCCCTGATGCAAAACTTCACGAAGAAAAGATAAACTATTGCTCGAATTTCTACTTTTTAAGATCACATAATAATAATTCGCTTATCTTTTCCTTTCCTGTCAAGATAAAGTGCAGTATTTTAGATGATTTTTCAGAAGGAAGAGGCGGAGAGGACGGCTTTACTGCTGAACTTATTGAAAAAATAAAAAAAAGTATAAGAACAACACCTGAATTATACCCGCTTGCAGGACTGGCTACAAAAAATCCATCCGATTATGCCTCAAATCTTGAACCTGTAACCTTTTGCAAAACATCGCCCGGTGCAGGACAGAGGCTTTGGAAGGCAGACTGCAATAATTACTGCAACAATGACGAGGTCTGCCTGAATCTTTCAGGCGCAATTTCATATCCGGAAAGGCAGACTGTCAGAGATGTAAAAGAAACAAAAGAGATTTTTTTTGCTCTTCTTGAATCAGTTGCAGATATTGTGTCTCAATTTGACAAAAAAGAGGCTTTGAGAAGTGCTCTTTTATCTCTTGATCAAAAGATTATGAGAGAGAATCTTTCCAGATATGGCCTTGTATCCTTCATCGCGGACGGAACAAGGCCGGTTCGGTCCTACACAAAATACAGGGGAACATTTCGGATTGCAGGTCCGAATCCAAACTGCAATATTCCATATTTCTTTCCAAAAGAGCTTATGCCGGTTGAGATGGAGCTGATGGCATCCGGAGGTGTTGTTAGCGGACTTGGAATCCGAAAAAAAGAGATTTTTGCAGTTACAGGATCTAATGCCGAGGGGAAATCAACATTTCTGCAGACAGTCCGTTCAGGATTTGACGATCACCTGAGAGGAGACGGCCGCTGTTTTGTTGTTACAAAAACGAATTTGATGAGTGCTGAATCTGCAGAAGAGGACATTTCAGGATCAGATATCAGCCTCTTTTTCAAAAGTCTTCCTCCCGGAATATCAGGAACGCCAAAATGCGTAACAGGCCGTGGTTCAGGCTCGATGGGGATGGCGGCTATGTTTTCAAAGGCTCTCTTAAAAAAATCATCAATTATTATTATTGACGAAGACAAATCTGCAACAAATCTATTAATTCCAAACTGTATGCAGTCAGAAGATGTTGTTCCTTTATCTGTTATCTGTAAGGATAACCGTCAAAAGCTTGGTGACTCATCAGTTCTTTTTGCGGCGGCAACAATGGATATTTTAGTTGCAGAAGCCGACAGGATAATGGAATTTAAAAATCATCAGCCATCCGGAATTAACAGAGAAGAGTTCAGGCTTAAACTTAAAAAGCACCTTTTAGCGGTTGCCGGGAGGCTGTAA
- a CDS encoding PAS domain S-box protein, with amino-acid sequence MEKKIKVLIVEDEAIVGLSLENMLKKLGYCCAGVAVTGEEAINLALTKKPDIILMDIHIIGDMDGIEASERINKNLSIPVIYLTAYDDDKSIERCINTAPYGFLTKPAGQQEIKAAIEIAVNRHRALKAEESIKKKESILKAVAFATEAFLSGNTFEEGLKETFIELGKIPGFERLSLFKKGYDEEKRPVMECFIEWNSESGINESINKKRIYYSDLPYRFEEDLKNNKFISKGKDSVFIKRDDFINSRLIESVLIVPVFSGDFWPGFLSFETSKKSDEWSQGEKEGLFTAGKIISSAILNEKLNIDLRFKEEKYHSLYNLLRIMCDNVPDMIWAKDTSGRYTFVNRTFCNDALKINDTNLPLGKDIEYLIEFLKDKNPDNPMIDVFEQRKKEYPLKDGLFEGPHQDVYEIKKDDTDIYYDLYEAPYCDDKKTILGTVGCGRNITKEKVYENSLLKITARFTAFMDKLPACAYIRGLNGDILYANRYTKDVFGLDNYNLLSIPEIFGERDSGVLDDINRRIAENGFLETESTFILGDKKTHTFQFILFPITGCEFYDAIGAIAVDITKAKESELNLFESEQKYRILFENASDAIYVGDEKICTDCNTKMSTLLGYSKDEITGACIADFSPEFQPDGSRSEDKLNDYVERSISGEDIGTFDWQFVKKTNEYIDTRISLSSVVTTGHIHTFLIIRDITEEKKTEQELRKSEERYRSLVDNSPIGIEIFQDGQLVYINPSIEKIVSMSREELMQKDFSELVCKKDYEFILESNKRRRAGLKAADNYKVRVIDKYKNIRVVDVHVVLIEWNKKPATLNFLTDITEKEKFDEAIRESEERYRSVVENSKINILIAQDEKICYANPSTARFLGLSNEELASRNFLDFIFEDDRKKVLENHRLRLSEKIDEPPPENYTIRAYNSNGDLRILDFNTTVIKWNRRPATLNFLIDITDKIESTKLIEKALDEKTILLQEVHHRVKNNLALINSLLSMQVRTSSSEEVAESLRDAETRIYSIAAVHEGLYKSVSISSIPAEAHFISLAEQIIGNYSPDFRINLDVCAKNCELGLNVAIPISLVVNELITNSIKYAFKGREKGRVYIRMNCGSDKTTLVVGDDGVGIPKDFDPLKTESLGMTLIRNIITLQLEGSVRLSRNAGTKWIIELPRI; translated from the coding sequence GTGGAGAAAAAGATAAAAGTACTTATTGTTGAGGATGAGGCAATTGTAGGTCTCAGCCTTGAAAATATGCTTAAAAAGCTTGGATACTGTTGTGCAGGTGTTGCTGTAACCGGAGAAGAAGCAATAAATCTTGCCCTGACAAAAAAGCCTGATATAATTTTAATGGACATTCATATTATCGGCGATATGGACGGGATTGAGGCATCTGAGAGAATAAATAAGAATTTGAGCATACCGGTAATTTATCTCACCGCCTATGACGATGATAAATCAATAGAAAGATGCATTAATACAGCTCCCTATGGATTTTTAACAAAACCGGCGGGACAACAGGAGATAAAGGCCGCAATTGAAATAGCGGTAAACAGGCACCGGGCATTAAAAGCCGAAGAAAGCATTAAAAAAAAGGAGTCTATTCTAAAAGCGGTTGCATTCGCCACAGAAGCTTTTTTGTCCGGAAATACTTTTGAAGAGGGACTAAAAGAAACATTTATTGAGCTTGGCAAAATTCCCGGCTTTGAAAGGCTTTCTCTTTTTAAAAAAGGATATGATGAAGAAAAAAGACCTGTTATGGAATGCTTCATTGAATGGAATTCAGAATCAGGAATAAATGAATCAATAAACAAAAAAAGGATCTATTATTCTGATCTTCCCTACAGGTTTGAAGAAGATTTAAAAAATAACAAATTCATCTCTAAAGGCAAAGACTCAGTTTTTATTAAAAGGGATGATTTCATAAATTCCCGGTTAATTGAATCAGTCCTTATAGTCCCTGTTTTTTCAGGTGACTTCTGGCCTGGTTTTTTAAGTTTTGAGACATCCAAAAAAAGCGATGAATGGTCGCAGGGAGAAAAGGAAGGGCTTTTTACCGCTGGAAAGATTATCAGCTCGGCAATTTTAAATGAAAAACTCAACATTGATTTAAGATTTAAAGAGGAGAAGTATCATTCGTTATACAATCTCCTGAGGATTATGTGTGACAATGTGCCTGACATGATATGGGCAAAAGACACATCAGGCAGGTACACATTTGTAAATCGCACCTTCTGCAACGATGCACTAAAAATTAATGATACAAATCTGCCTTTGGGAAAAGACATTGAATATCTAATTGAATTTCTAAAGGACAAAAACCCGGACAATCCAATGATCGATGTTTTTGAGCAGAGAAAAAAGGAATATCCCCTAAAAGACGGGTTGTTTGAAGGTCCTCATCAGGATGTATATGAAATAAAAAAAGATGATACAGACATTTATTATGATCTCTATGAGGCTCCCTACTGCGATGATAAAAAAACCATTCTTGGAACGGTTGGATGCGGGAGAAATATAACAAAAGAGAAGGTATACGAAAACAGTCTTCTTAAAATTACCGCTCGTTTTACAGCTTTTATGGATAAACTTCCTGCATGTGCTTATATACGCGGTTTAAATGGGGATATTTTGTATGCAAACCGCTATACAAAAGATGTCTTTGGCCTTGACAATTATAACCTCCTTTCAATTCCTGAAATTTTTGGTGAGAGGGATAGCGGAGTACTTGACGATATTAACAGAAGAATTGCAGAGAACGGTTTTCTTGAAACAGAATCCACCTTTATTTTAGGTGACAAAAAAACGCATACTTTTCAGTTTATTCTATTCCCTATTACAGGGTGTGAATTTTATGACGCTATAGGTGCAATTGCAGTTGATATAACAAAAGCCAAGGAATCTGAACTTAATCTTTTTGAATCTGAACAAAAATATCGCATTTTATTCGAGAATGCCAGCGATGCAATTTATGTCGGCGATGAAAAAATATGTACAGACTGCAATACGAAGATGAGCACTCTTCTCGGCTACAGCAAAGATGAGATAACAGGGGCATGTATTGCTGATTTTTCTCCTGAGTTTCAGCCTGACGGCAGTCGTTCTGAGGATAAGCTGAATGATTACGTTGAAAGGTCAATTTCCGGTGAGGATATAGGTACTTTTGACTGGCAGTTTGTAAAAAAGACAAACGAATATATCGATACCAGAATTAGTCTGAGTTCGGTTGTAACGACTGGACATATTCATACATTTTTAATTATCCGTGATATAACCGAGGAGAAAAAAACAGAACAGGAGTTGAGAAAGAGCGAGGAGCGTTACAGAAGCCTTGTTGACAATTCCCCAATAGGAATTGAAATTTTTCAGGACGGCCAGCTTGTCTACATAAATCCTTCAATTGAAAAAATTGTCTCTATGAGCAGGGAAGAATTAATGCAGAAAGATTTCTCTGAGCTTGTATGCAAAAAAGATTATGAATTTATTCTGGAGTCAAACAAAAGACGCCGTGCAGGCCTTAAAGCGGCAGACAACTACAAGGTCAGGGTAATTGACAAATATAAAAATATACGGGTTGTTGATGTTCATGTTGTCTTAATTGAATGGAATAAAAAGCCTGCAACATTAAACTTCCTCACTGATATAACCGAGAAGGAGAAGTTTGATGAGGCTATAAGAGAGAGCGAGGAGCGTTACAGAAGTGTTGTTGAAAATTCGAAGATAAATATCCTGATTGCCCAGGATGAAAAGATATGCTATGCAAATCCTTCAACAGCACGGTTTTTGGGCCTTTCAAATGAAGAGCTTGCCTCAAGAAATTTTTTGGATTTTATCTTCGAAGATGACCGAAAAAAAGTTCTGGAGAACCACAGATTAAGGCTTTCTGAAAAAATTGATGAGCCTCCCCCTGAAAACTATACAATACGTGCCTATAATTCAAACGGTGATTTAAGGATTCTTGATTTCAACACGACAGTTATTAAATGGAACAGAAGACCTGCGACATTAAACTTCTTAATAGACATCACTGATAAGATTGAATCAACAAAGCTCATCGAAAAAGCACTTGATGAAAAAACTATTCTTCTTCAGGAGGTGCATCACCGTGTTAAAAACAATCTTGCCCTTATCAATTCACTTCTTTCAATGCAGGTTCGGACATCATCCTCAGAAGAGGTTGCAGAATCCCTGCGTGATGCTGAAACAAGAATCTATTCTATCGCCGCTGTCCACGAAGGCCTCTACAAGTCAGTGTCAATCTCTTCTATTCCTGCAGAAGCCCATTTTATTTCACTTGCAGAACAGATTATAGGTAATTATTCGCCTGATTTCAGAATTAACCTTGATGTATGCGCCAAAAACTGTGAACTTGGACTCAACGTCGCAATTCCAATAAGCCTTGTTGTAAACGAACTTATTACAAACTCCATAAAATATGCTTTTAAAGGCAGGGAAAAAGGAAGAGTCTACATAAGAATGAACTGCGGGTCTGATAAGACAACTCTTGTGGTTGGTGATGACGGTGTAGGCATTCCGAAAGATTTTGATCCCCTAAAGACTGAATCTCTTGGCATGACTCTTATCAGAAATATAATCACTCTTCAGCTTGAGGGAAGTGTAAGGCTTTCGAGGAACGCCGGAACTAAATGGATAATAGAACTGCCACGGATATAA
- a CDS encoding ATP-binding cassette domain-containing protein — translation MNPENIIEVKNLSHSYGDFRAVDNISFNVKKGEFFSFLGPNGAGKSTAINILITLLNLQQGSVFIAGHSLNENPKKVRNSIGIVFQEITLDRDMTVYETLEFHARLYSMPKEEREKRIEYLLNLVELSEKRDDLTKNLSGGMKRRLEIARGLITKPMILFLDEPTIGLDPQTRMKTWDYLREVNKSGTTIFLTTHYMDEADSLSDRISIIDNGKIITTGTPEELKNSLGKDIIYLETSDDNKALKILRDNPEIQDAVKKDSHILIITKSDGAKILPQIMHTLEKNSLKTISVNLKKPSMDDVFLHYTGRALRE, via the coding sequence CTGAATCCTGAAAATATAATAGAAGTCAAAAACCTAAGCCATTCATACGGGGATTTCAGGGCAGTTGACAATATCTCATTTAATGTTAAAAAAGGAGAATTCTTTTCATTTTTAGGTCCAAACGGGGCTGGAAAAAGCACTGCAATAAACATTTTAATAACTCTTCTAAACCTTCAACAGGGCAGTGTTTTTATTGCAGGCCACTCATTGAACGAAAATCCAAAAAAAGTTCGAAATTCAATTGGAATCGTTTTTCAGGAAATAACCCTTGACCGCGATATGACTGTATATGAAACACTTGAGTTTCATGCCCGTCTTTATTCAATGCCAAAAGAGGAAAGGGAGAAGAGAATAGAATATCTTTTAAATCTTGTTGAACTGTCTGAAAAAAGAGACGATCTTACAAAAAATCTCTCCGGCGGAATGAAAAGACGCCTTGAAATTGCAAGAGGGCTTATTACAAAACCAATGATTTTGTTTCTTGATGAACCTACAATCGGACTTGACCCGCAGACAAGAATGAAGACGTGGGATTACCTTCGTGAAGTAAACAAAAGCGGAACAACAATTTTTCTGACAACCCATTACATGGATGAGGCAGACAGCCTTTCAGACAGAATCTCAATAATTGACAACGGAAAGATAATTACGACTGGAACACCTGAAGAATTAAAAAACAGTCTTGGAAAAGACATAATTTATCTTGAAACTTCCGATGATAATAAAGCTTTGAAAATTCTCAGAGATAATCCTGAAATTCAGGATGCAGTCAAAAAAGACAGCCACATCCTTATTATAACAAAATCAGACGGAGCTAAAATACTACCACAAATAATGCACACTCTTGAGAAGAACAGCTTAAAGACAATATCAGTAAACTTAAAAAAGCCCTCGATGGATGATGTGTTTTTGCATTACACCGGAAGGGCACTAAGAGAGTGA
- a CDS encoding ABC transporter permease → MGEKGFLNIYKRDMTRYLRFKTQFVSSLLQPALWLSFFGISMAGTFDRVLSDTSPVLAVQSIGYLTFMCAGIIAVTILFTNIFGGFILLFDKNWGLLREILASPMPRKDLILGIIMSGITKSWIQSSIIIVFGLLLGVSFFAGFSFFQVIVSIAGIFAFISLFAASFLSISSAIALKMDSPEGFQGITTLLTMPIFFVSNALYPVDGFPPILQDIAYFNPLTHLINGIRYFAIGDDFTAIGIHFTYTSADIAFSFAYLCVFCAITFIFAWRTVEKVVVT, encoded by the coding sequence ATGGGAGAAAAAGGGTTTTTAAACATATACAAAAGGGATATGACACGATACCTGCGTTTTAAAACACAGTTTGTGTCATCCCTTCTTCAGCCGGCATTGTGGCTTTCTTTCTTTGGAATTTCAATGGCAGGAACTTTTGACAGGGTTTTGTCAGACACCAGTCCTGTCCTTGCTGTACAGTCTATAGGCTATCTGACTTTCATGTGCGCAGGAATAATTGCGGTTACAATTCTTTTTACAAACATTTTTGGAGGGTTTATCCTTCTCTTCGATAAAAACTGGGGTCTATTAAGAGAGATACTTGCAAGTCCGATGCCAAGAAAGGATTTGATTCTTGGAATTATAATGTCCGGAATTACAAAGTCGTGGATTCAGTCATCAATAATTATTGTATTTGGACTGTTGCTTGGAGTATCTTTTTTTGCCGGCTTTTCTTTTTTTCAGGTTATTGTATCAATTGCAGGCATATTCGCATTCATCTCACTTTTCGCGGCCTCATTTCTTTCAATCTCATCGGCAATAGCGCTTAAGATGGATTCTCCGGAGGGATTTCAGGGGATTACAACGCTTCTTACAATGCCTATATTTTTTGTTTCAAATGCATTGTACCCTGTTGACGGATTTCCCCCGATTCTTCAGGACATTGCATATTTTAATCCATTGACCCATCTTATTAACGGAATAAGGTATTTTGCAATAGGAGATGACTTTACAGCAATAGGTATTCACTTTACATACACTTCTGCAGATATTGCTTTTTCATTTGCATACCTCTGTGTTTTTTGTGCAATTACATTCATATTTGCGTGGAGAACAGTCGAAAAAGTAGTGGTTACATGA
- a CDS encoding DUF362 domain-containing protein has translation MPSVVYFADFKEKKPFESKEDIIERLFETADIGSVLSDGDLTAVKVHFGEKGCDTYTNPVFVRKITDKIKENKANPFLTDTNTLYSGSRFNSADHLKTAIEHGFGFSVTNAPIIIGGGLREDVFTDVTINKKHFKTVKIAPEICDCDSMVVISHFKGHVVAGFGGAIKNLGMGCATKEGKRDQHRVLQPQIDISLCTGCGRCVEICSFSAPEITDGISVIDSDKCASCGQCVSECPEGAVSFCWEEDIAPFTERISEYALGAVLGKEKKTAYINFLVNITPHCDCASWSDAPIVPDIGILASFDPVAIDTACRDLVNMQAGNTGTHLLCNHKPGEDKFKGTWGYTDADKQLSHGEKIGLGTTDYRLIKI, from the coding sequence ATGCCGTCAGTTGTTTATTTTGCAGATTTTAAGGAGAAAAAACCATTTGAAAGCAAGGAGGATATAATCGAAAGACTCTTTGAAACCGCTGATATTGGAAGTGTTCTCTCAGACGGGGATTTGACTGCAGTCAAGGTTCATTTCGGCGAGAAAGGCTGTGATACCTATACAAATCCTGTATTTGTCAGAAAAATAACAGATAAAATAAAAGAAAATAAAGCAAATCCCTTTTTAACTGATACAAACACTCTTTATTCAGGTTCAAGATTCAACTCTGCAGATCATTTGAAAACTGCAATTGAACACGGATTTGGATTTTCAGTCACAAACGCACCGATAATTATCGGCGGAGGGCTAAGAGAGGATGTTTTTACAGATGTCACAATCAACAAAAAGCATTTCAAAACCGTCAAAATTGCTCCTGAAATTTGCGACTGCGACAGTATGGTTGTGATTTCCCACTTCAAAGGCCACGTTGTCGCAGGATTTGGAGGAGCAATCAAAAACCTTGGAATGGGCTGTGCAACAAAAGAGGGTAAACGCGACCAGCACAGGGTTTTACAACCGCAGATAGATATTTCTCTCTGCACCGGATGTGGAAGATGTGTAGAAATCTGCAGTTTTTCCGCACCGGAGATAACTGACGGAATCTCAGTTATTGATTCAGATAAATGTGCATCCTGCGGACAGTGTGTATCAGAATGTCCCGAAGGTGCGGTTTCGTTCTGCTGGGAAGAAGACATTGCACCCTTTACAGAAAGAATATCAGAATATGCACTTGGAGCTGTGCTTGGAAAAGAGAAAAAAACAGCATACATAAATTTCCTTGTCAACATAACACCACACTGTGACTGTGCATCATGGAGTGATGCACCAATTGTTCCTGATATAGGTATTCTTGCATCTTTTGATCCTGTTGCAATTGATACTGCATGCCGCGATCTTGTAAACATGCAGGCAGGAAACACAGGGACACATCTTCTCTGCAACCACAAACCAGGAGAGGACAAATTCAAAGGCACATGGGGTTATACCGATGCTGATAAACAGTTGTCCCATGGAGAAAAAATCGGTCTTGGAACTACTGATTACAGGCTGATTAAAATCTAA